One stretch of Arachis hypogaea cultivar Tifrunner chromosome 20, arahy.Tifrunner.gnm2.J5K5, whole genome shotgun sequence DNA includes these proteins:
- the LOC140182749 gene encoding F-box/kelch-repeat protein At3g23880-like, whose product MKRAPIPDDDDDSVARKGKVVTTTEGWPELLRRTTTKPPPILLDELIAEILLRIPARSLVRLRNSVCSSWRTLISSSQFAKDHLRRSMAVDPALTHPRIAYYSSRYSYPTIGVFSIQSVFENRPHEPTRVVAYEGRRHRLIIGSCNGLLCLHDNERAMLWNPCTGFTSQPLEIGRIFYVCGFGYDHVNDKYKLFLIEEKKSGGSVTRIFTFGPKSTWRTIQDFPYRLRDHNNKAILINTAGHFVSGTGTLNWLLCSCLTSFVEVLSLDLVKETYSQISLPSRDSDDDLSVFPQLATLRGCLAVCYETKKTHWTLWMMKEYGVPQSWTKLAIIPRHPLLLDPPLNCALEPMYMLKNDVLLVNSPNGKFVLCNLNDDSIDFPNIDSSGDGMTKLRPLSRCSGPRIFHIYHESLVSPSHFGLPTCSSEMWLFKPSL is encoded by the coding sequence ATGAAGAGGGCTCCCattcctgatgatgatgatgatagtgtTGCGAGAAAGGGCAAGGTTGTCACAACCACCGAGGGGTGGCCGGAACTGCTCCGCCGTACCACCACAAAACCACCGCCTATCCTGCTGGACGAGCTCATAGCGGAAATCCTGCTGAGGATTCCGGCAAGGTCTCTTGTTCGTTTAAGGAACAGCGTCTGCAGTTCATGGAGAACCCTAATTTCCAGTTCCCAATTTGCCAAGGACCACCTTCGACGTTCAATGGCGGTGGATCCAGCCTTGACCCACCCACGTATTGCCTATTATAGCTCCAGGTACTCATACCCCACAATCGGAGTTTTCTCCATCCAATCTGTGTTCGAGAACCGTCCCCATGAACCCACCAGAGTAGTTGCCTATGAGGGACGACGCCACCGTCTCATCATTGGCTCTTGTAATGGATTGCTGTGCTTGCACGATAACGAGCGTGCCATGCTGTGGAACCCCTGCACCGGATTCACATCTCAACCGCTTGAAATTGGTCGTATCTTCTACGTCTGTGGATTCGGTTATGATCATGTGAACGACAAGTATAAGCTTTTTCTCATTGAGGAAAAGAAATCAGGTGGATCTGTCACCAGAATTTTCACATTCGGCCCAAAATCTACCTGGAGAACAATTCAGGATTTCCCATATAGACTACGTGACCACAATAACAAGGCTATTCTGATTAATACGGCAGGGCATTTTGTAAGTGGCACTGGCACCCTTAATTGGCTTCTTTGCAGCTGTCTTACTAGTTTTGTCGAAGTTCTTTCCCTTGACTTGGTGAAAGAGACTTATAGTCAGATTTCCCTTCCCAGTAGGGATTCAGATGATGATCTCAGTGTGTTTCCCCAACTGGCTACCTTGAGGGGTTGTCTTGCTGTTTGTTATGAGACTAAGAAAACTCATTGGACTCTCTGGATGATGAAGGAGTATGGAGTTCCTCAATCTTGGACTAAATTGGCCATAATCCCCCGCCACCCACTACTCCTTGATCCTCCTTTAAATTGTGCATTAGAGCCTATGTACATGTTGAAAAATGATGTTCTACTGGTGAATTCTCCTAATGGCAAGTTTGTTTTATGTAACTTAAATGATGACAGCATAGATTTTCCTAATATTGACAGCTCCGGTGATGGCATGACCAAACTCCGTCCTTTGTCTCGGTGTTCAGGCCCAAGGATCTTTCACATCTATCATGAAAGCTTAGTTTCACCCTCGCACTTTGGTCTTCCAACTTGCTCATCTGAAATGTGGTTATTTAAGCCAAGCCTTTAA